The Poecilia reticulata strain Guanapo linkage group LG13, Guppy_female_1.0+MT, whole genome shotgun sequence genome has a segment encoding these proteins:
- the srprb gene encoding signal recognition particle receptor subunit beta, with protein sequence MTDNPLEAYSESLRQQLEEQDPVVLVGVIVALAVVVITCVFLKYFLTSKTVRSAVLLVGLCDSGKTLLFIRLLSGKFKRTQTSITDSSAPYKAKNDRNCTWTLIDLPGHDSLRSQYLEKFKSAAKAIVFVVDSAIFQKEVRDVAEFLYMLLTDPVVYRIAPTLLVVCNKQDVAMAKSAKLIQQQLEKELNTLRVTRSAALSAQDGSVGGSLYLGKKGKDFEFSQLPMKVEFLECSARGSKGKDGDGDIESLEKSLAKL encoded by the exons ATGACAGATAACCCGTTGGAGGCTTACAGCGAGTCCCTTcggcagcagctggaggagcaggaCCCCGTGGTTCTGGTTGGAGTGATCGTGGCTCTGGCGGTGGTTGTTATCACCTGCG ttttcttgaagTACTTTTTAACCAGTAAAACAGTCCGGAGCGCCGTGCTGCTGGTGGGACTGTGTGACTCTGGGAAAACCCTTCTGTTTATCCGG CTGCTGTCAGGGAAGTTCAAGCGCACACAGACGTCTATCACAGACAGCAGCGCTCCATACAAAGCTAAAAACGACAGA AACTGCACCTGGACTCTGATAGACCTGCCAGGACATGACAGTCTGCGGTCTCAGTACCTGGAGAAGTTCAAGTCTGCAGCCAA AGCTATCGTGTTTGTGGTGGACAGCGCCATCTTCCAGAAGGAGGTGAGAGATGTGGCCGAGTTCCTCTACATGCTGTTGACGGACCCGGTGGTCTACAGAATCGCTCCAACTCTGCTGGTGGTATGCAACAAACAAG ATGTTGCGATGGCAAAATCTGCTAAACtgattcagcagcagctggagaaggaACT GAACACGCTGAGAGTGACCCGCTCAGCAGCTCTGAGCGCCCAGGACGGCTCTGTAGGCGGCAGCTTGTATCTGGGGAAAAAAGGCAAGGATTTCGAGTTCAGCCAGCTGCCCATGAAGGTGGAGTTCCTGGAGTGCAGCGCCCGCGGCAGCAAGGGCAAGGATGGGGATGGTGACATCGAGAGCCTGGAGAAGAGCCTGGCTAAGCTGTAA